Proteins from a genomic interval of Candidatus Deferrimicrobium borealis:
- the ispG gene encoding flavodoxin-dependent (E)-4-hydroxy-3-methylbut-2-enyl-diphosphate synthase, whose translation MDQRSKTRRIRVGGVPVGGGAPVSVQSMTNTDTRDVRATVAQIRSLAREGCEIARVAVPDAKAAAAFRKIRAGSPIPVIADIHFDHRLAIACADAGADCLRINPGNVGGEKNTIEVLRAARANRIPVRIGVNAGSVEKDLLAKHGGPTPEALLASAARYLKICGKARFTALKFSLKASDVVTTIEAYRLFSRRFDFPLHVGVTEAGTIFSGTIKSSVGIGVLLAEGIGDTLRVSLTGPPEEEVRVGWQILKSLGLRHRGPEFISCPTCGRVSIDIVKIATEVERRLSHLPVPLKVAVMGCAVNGPGEAREADVGVAGGKAEGLIFVKGKIVKKVKESEIAAEVVRIAESLAAGKRRGE comes from the coding sequence ATGGACCAACGAAGCAAGACCCGCCGCATCCGCGTCGGCGGCGTGCCGGTGGGCGGGGGCGCGCCCGTCTCCGTCCAGAGCATGACGAACACCGACACCCGCGACGTCCGGGCGACCGTCGCGCAGATCCGGTCGCTCGCGCGGGAGGGGTGCGAGATCGCGCGCGTGGCCGTCCCCGACGCGAAGGCGGCCGCGGCGTTCCGGAAGATCCGGGCCGGGTCCCCCATCCCGGTCATCGCCGACATCCACTTCGACCACCGGCTGGCGATCGCCTGCGCCGACGCGGGCGCCGATTGCCTGCGGATCAACCCCGGGAACGTCGGCGGGGAGAAGAACACGATCGAGGTCTTACGGGCGGCTCGCGCGAACCGGATCCCGGTGCGGATCGGCGTCAACGCGGGGTCCGTCGAAAAAGACCTTCTCGCGAAGCACGGGGGGCCGACGCCGGAAGCGCTCCTGGCGAGCGCCGCGCGGTACCTGAAGATCTGCGGAAAGGCGCGCTTCACGGCGCTCAAATTCTCCCTGAAGGCCTCCGACGTGGTCACCACGATCGAGGCGTACCGCCTCTTCTCCCGCCGGTTCGATTTTCCCCTGCACGTCGGCGTCACGGAGGCGGGGACGATCTTCTCCGGGACGATCAAGTCGTCCGTCGGGATCGGCGTGTTGCTGGCGGAGGGGATCGGCGACACGTTGCGCGTGTCGCTCACGGGTCCCCCGGAGGAGGAGGTCCGCGTCGGCTGGCAGATCCTGAAAAGCCTCGGGCTGCGGCATCGGGGACCGGAGTTCATCTCGTGCCCCACCTGCGGCCGGGTGTCGATCGACATCGTCAAGATCGCGACGGAGGTGGAGCGGCGGCTGTCGCACCTGCCCGTCCCCCTGAAGGTCGCCGTGATGGGGTGCGCCGTCAACGGCCCCGGCGAGGCGCGCGAGGCCGACGTGGGGGTGGCGGGCGGCAAGGCGGAAGGGCTCATCTTCGTCAAGGGGAAGATCGTGAAGAAGGTGAAGGAGAGCGAGATCGCGGCCGAGGTCGTCCGCATCGCGGAATCGTTGGCCGCCGGAAAAAGGAGAGGCGAGTGA
- a CDS encoding proline--tRNA ligase, giving the protein MRYSRYLMPTTKETPSDAEVVSHRLMLRAGLLRKVASGIYNYMPAGLRVLRKVERILREEMDGAGALEVLMPAVVPSELWKESGRWDAYGKELLRFKDRADREFCLGPTHEEVVTDLVRREVRSYRQLPLTLYQIQDKFRDEIRPRFGLMRGREFFMKDAYSFDADEDGAAESYRKMYEAYCRIFRRMGLDFRAVEADTGSIGGSSSHEFMVIADSGEDAIVSCASCSYGANVEKAECIPSEAPIPTMESEGAKGGAAKEGGPRKVPTPGKRTIEEVAAFLAIDPATLIKTLLFETSVGDVAVLVSGAHEVNEIKVKNHLGADYVRLAGEERVRVVTGAPSGFAGPVGLSVRTVADHSVRSIASGATGANEKDAHLVDVVPGRDFAPEAYADLRVVREGDPCPRCGGALRFSRGIEVGHVFRLGTKYSEAMRAVYLDEGGKERVAVMGCYGIGVGRTAAAAIEQNHDDDGIVWPISIAPFEVAVIPVNVKQADVMAAAERVAGDLDARGVEVFFDDREERPGIKFKDADLTGIPVRVTLGEKNVAAGFGEVRDRKTGETLRIPLANLADAAFALVGKKKAECAP; this is encoded by the coding sequence ATCCGGTATTCCCGATATCTGATGCCGACCACCAAGGAGACGCCGTCCGACGCGGAGGTCGTCAGCCACCGGCTGATGCTGCGCGCGGGGCTCCTTCGGAAAGTGGCTTCGGGGATCTACAACTACATGCCGGCCGGGCTGCGGGTCCTGCGCAAGGTGGAGCGGATCCTGCGCGAGGAGATGGACGGGGCGGGGGCGCTGGAGGTGCTGATGCCCGCGGTGGTCCCGTCCGAGCTCTGGAAGGAGAGCGGCCGGTGGGACGCCTACGGGAAGGAGCTGCTCCGCTTCAAGGACCGGGCGGACCGGGAGTTCTGCCTCGGACCCACCCACGAGGAGGTGGTCACCGACCTCGTGCGCCGGGAAGTCCGGTCGTACCGGCAATTGCCGCTCACCCTCTACCAGATCCAGGACAAGTTCCGGGACGAGATCCGCCCCCGGTTCGGGTTGATGCGAGGACGGGAGTTCTTCATGAAGGACGCCTACTCGTTCGACGCGGACGAGGACGGGGCCGCGGAGTCGTACAGGAAGATGTACGAGGCGTATTGCCGGATCTTCCGACGGATGGGGCTCGATTTCCGCGCGGTCGAGGCGGACACCGGGAGCATCGGAGGCTCGAGTTCGCACGAGTTCATGGTGATCGCCGACTCCGGCGAGGACGCGATCGTCTCCTGCGCCTCCTGTTCCTACGGGGCGAACGTCGAGAAGGCGGAATGTATCCCCTCCGAAGCTCCGATCCCGACGATGGAATCAGAGGGGGCGAAGGGAGGCGCCGCGAAGGAGGGCGGGCCCCGCAAGGTCCCCACTCCCGGAAAGCGGACGATCGAGGAGGTGGCGGCCTTCCTCGCCATCGATCCCGCGACGCTGATCAAGACGCTCCTGTTCGAAACGTCCGTGGGGGATGTCGCCGTGCTCGTCTCCGGGGCGCACGAGGTGAACGAGATCAAGGTGAAGAACCACCTCGGCGCCGATTACGTCCGGCTGGCCGGGGAGGAGCGCGTGCGGGTGGTGACGGGCGCCCCGTCGGGGTTCGCCGGGCCCGTCGGCCTCTCCGTGCGGACGGTCGCGGACCACTCGGTGCGGTCGATCGCCTCGGGGGCCACCGGCGCGAACGAAAAGGATGCGCACCTCGTCGACGTCGTCCCGGGGAGGGATTTCGCCCCGGAAGCGTACGCGGACCTGCGGGTCGTGCGGGAGGGGGACCCGTGCCCGAGGTGCGGCGGGGCGCTGCGGTTCTCCCGCGGCATCGAGGTGGGACACGTCTTCCGGCTCGGCACGAAATACAGCGAGGCGATGCGGGCGGTCTACCTCGACGAGGGCGGAAAGGAACGGGTCGCCGTGATGGGGTGCTACGGAATCGGCGTCGGGCGGACCGCCGCGGCGGCGATCGAGCAGAACCACGACGACGACGGGATCGTCTGGCCGATCTCCATCGCCCCGTTCGAGGTCGCCGTCATCCCCGTGAACGTGAAACAGGCGGATGTCATGGCGGCGGCGGAGAGGGTGGCGGGGGACCTCGACGCGCGCGGCGTGGAGGTATTTTTCGACGACCGGGAGGAGCGCCCCGGCATCAAGTTCAAGGACGCCGACCTGACGGGAATCCCCGTGCGCGTCACCCTCGGGGAAAAGAACGTGGCGGCCGGGTTCGGCGAGGTCCGCGACCGGAAGACGGGGGAGACGCTGCGGATCCCGCTCGCGAATCTTGCGGATGCCGCGTTCGCGCTGGTCGGGAAGAAAAAGGCGGAGTGCGCCCCATGA
- the pyrF gene encoding orotidine-5'-phosphate decarboxylase — protein MKDRIIVALDTDSPGTALATVKALSGEVGIFKVGMELFPRGGPELVRRVREAGFDVFLDLKFHDIPNTVAGAVRSAAALGVKFATVHASGGRAMLTAAAESARGTGTTLLAVTVLTSLDDADLADVGFSLGAAEAVERLAGLAVSCGIGGIVCSAKEVAAVRARVGKGVTLVTPGVRMPEDAAGDQKRVVTPADAIFRGADYIVAGRPITKANDPAAAARAIAASMRASFPGGKP, from the coding sequence ATGAAGGACCGGATCATCGTCGCCCTCGACACCGACTCCCCCGGAACCGCCCTGGCCACCGTGAAGGCCCTTTCGGGAGAGGTCGGGATCTTCAAGGTGGGGATGGAACTGTTCCCCCGCGGCGGGCCGGAGCTGGTCCGCCGCGTTCGCGAGGCCGGGTTCGACGTCTTTCTGGACCTGAAATTCCACGACATCCCCAACACGGTTGCCGGCGCGGTCCGCTCCGCCGCCGCCCTCGGGGTGAAATTCGCGACGGTCCACGCCTCCGGCGGGCGGGCGATGCTCACGGCGGCCGCGGAAAGCGCGCGCGGCACAGGGACGACGCTCCTCGCCGTGACCGTCCTCACGAGCCTGGACGACGCGGACCTGGCCGACGTCGGGTTCTCTCTCGGCGCGGCCGAGGCGGTGGAGCGACTCGCCGGCCTCGCGGTTTCCTGCGGGATCGGAGGGATCGTCTGCTCCGCGAAGGAGGTGGCGGCCGTGCGCGCCCGCGTCGGGAAGGGGGTGACCCTCGTCACCCCCGGGGTGCGGATGCCGGAAGACGCCGCGGGGGACCAGAAGCGGGTGGTGACGCCGGCGGATGCGATCTTCCGTGGCGCCGATTACATCGTCGCCGGACGGCCGATCACGAAGGCGAACGACCCGGCGGCGGCGGCGCGAGCCATCGCTGCGTCGATGCGGGCGTCCTTCCCCGGAGGGAAACCGTGA
- the rlmB gene encoding 23S rRNA (guanosine(2251)-2'-O)-methyltransferase RlmB, protein MRGETTGSLWVTGRHSVEELLASETQRARKVLLSDTVPKEARVGFEKRAKELALPCLTCPRQEWERRTGEREGGGFAAEIAEYLYAGMEEWVRALPLTARVFLLDGITDPGNLGGILRSARGFAFDGVVLPADRSCPVTGAVFRASAGAAAHVPVVQVTNLVRAIERMQEAGFWLYAAEGTEGTDLSAFAPAKRTAIVLGSEEKGIRRLARDRCDGAVRIPMAPGTESLNVSVAAGIIAYSIRKPLTSPAG, encoded by the coding sequence ATGCGCGGCGAAACGACCGGCTCCCTTTGGGTGACGGGTCGCCATTCCGTCGAGGAGCTTCTCGCGTCGGAGACCCAGCGGGCCCGGAAGGTCCTCTTGAGCGACACGGTCCCGAAGGAAGCGCGGGTGGGATTCGAAAAACGCGCGAAGGAGCTCGCGCTGCCGTGCCTTACCTGTCCCCGGCAGGAGTGGGAGCGGCGGACGGGGGAGCGCGAGGGGGGCGGGTTCGCCGCGGAGATCGCGGAGTATTTGTACGCGGGGATGGAGGAGTGGGTCCGCGCGTTGCCCTTGACGGCGAGGGTGTTCCTGCTCGACGGGATCACCGATCCCGGGAACCTCGGGGGAATCCTGCGCAGCGCGCGTGGGTTCGCCTTCGACGGCGTGGTCCTTCCCGCCGACCGGTCGTGTCCGGTGACCGGCGCGGTCTTCCGCGCGTCCGCGGGCGCCGCCGCGCACGTCCCGGTGGTCCAGGTGACGAACCTTGTTCGCGCCATCGAGCGGATGCAGGAGGCCGGGTTCTGGCTCTACGCGGCGGAAGGGACGGAGGGGACGGATCTTTCCGCGTTCGCACCCGCGAAGCGCACGGCGATCGTCCTGGGGAGCGAGGAGAAGGGGATTCGGAGGCTGGCGCGGGACCGGTGCGACGGCGCCGTACGGATCCCGATGGCCCCCGGGACCGAGTCGCTGAACGTCTCCGTCGCCGCGGGGATCATCGCTTATTCCATCAGAAAACCGTTGACATCTCCCGCCGGATAG
- the tuf gene encoding elongation factor Tu: protein MSKQKFERTKPHVNVGTIGHVDHGKTTLTAAITKVLATRGLADFVAFDQIDKAPEERERGITIATAHVEYQTKNRHYAHVDCPGHADYIKNMITGAAQMDGAILVVSAADGPMPQTREHILLARQVGVPYMVVFLNKVDMVDDPELLELVELEVRELLSKYEFPGDKTPIIRGSALKALECGCGKDDCAKCKCVYDLMAAIDSYIPMPERAIDKPFLMAVEDVFSISGRGTVVTGRVERGVVKVGDEVEIIGLRDTQKTVATGVEMFRKLLDQGQAGDNIGVLLRGTKKDDVERGQVLAKPGSITPHKKFKASAYILTKEEGGRHTPFFNGYRPQFYFRTTDVTGVGTLPEGVEMVMPGDNIQMAIELITPVAMEKELRFAIREGGRTVGAGVVSEITE, encoded by the coding sequence ATGTCCAAGCAGAAATTCGAGCGAACGAAGCCTCACGTGAACGTCGGCACGATCGGTCACGTGGATCACGGGAAGACGACGCTGACGGCGGCGATCACGAAGGTTCTGGCGACCCGCGGGCTGGCGGATTTCGTCGCCTTCGACCAGATCGACAAGGCTCCGGAGGAGCGCGAGCGCGGGATCACGATCGCGACGGCGCACGTGGAGTACCAGACGAAGAACCGTCACTACGCGCACGTGGACTGCCCGGGTCACGCGGACTACATCAAGAACATGATCACGGGCGCCGCGCAGATGGACGGTGCGATCCTGGTGGTATCGGCGGCGGACGGTCCGATGCCGCAGACGCGGGAGCACATCCTGCTGGCCCGTCAGGTCGGCGTTCCGTACATGGTGGTGTTTTTGAACAAGGTGGACATGGTGGACGACCCGGAGCTTCTGGAGCTGGTGGAGCTGGAGGTTCGGGAGCTGTTGAGCAAGTACGAGTTTCCCGGCGACAAGACCCCGATCATCCGCGGGAGCGCGTTGAAGGCTCTGGAGTGCGGGTGCGGGAAGGACGACTGCGCGAAGTGCAAGTGCGTTTACGACCTGATGGCGGCGATCGACTCGTACATTCCGATGCCGGAGCGCGCGATCGACAAGCCGTTCCTGATGGCCGTGGAGGACGTCTTCTCGATCTCCGGCCGCGGGACGGTGGTGACGGGCCGGGTGGAGCGTGGCGTTGTGAAGGTCGGCGACGAGGTGGAGATCATCGGTTTGCGGGACACGCAGAAGACGGTCGCGACGGGCGTGGAGATGTTCCGCAAGCTTCTGGATCAGGGTCAGGCGGGCGACAACATCGGCGTTCTGCTTCGCGGGACGAAGAAGGACGACGTGGAGCGCGGGCAGGTTCTGGCGAAGCCCGGGTCGATCACTCCCCACAAGAAGTTCAAGGCGTCGGCGTACATCCTGACGAAGGAAGAGGGCGGTCGTCACACGCCGTTTTTCAACGGGTACCGTCCGCAGTTCTACTTCCGGACGACGGACGTGACGGGGGTCGGGACGTTGCCCGAGGGCGTCGAGATGGTGATGCCCGGGGACAACATCCAGATGGCGATCGAGCTGATCACACCGGTGGCGATGGAGAAGGAGCTTCGGTTCGCGATCCGCGAGGGCGGACGGACCGTGGGCGCCGGCGTCGTCTCGGAAATCACCGAGTAG
- the rpmG gene encoding 50S ribosomal protein L33: protein MRDIITLACVDCKNRNYTTTKNKKTTPDKLELKKFCSTCRKHTAHKETK, encoded by the coding sequence ATGCGGGACATCATCACGCTGGCGTGCGTCGACTGCAAGAACCGGAACTACACGACCACGAAGAACAAGAAGACCACGCCCGACAAACTCGAACTGAAGAAGTTCTGCTCCACGTGCCGCAAGCACACGGCGCACAAGGAGACCAAGTAG
- the secE gene encoding preprotein translocase subunit SecE, producing MAKTIKDRLLERLPGTRTATDEGRGAAPAGLVPRVTGFYQEWITEMKKVTWPGRKDTLSSTAVVIVVVLIIVAFLGLVDFALGRITQSILSF from the coding sequence ATGGCGAAGACGATCAAGGACAGGTTGCTGGAACGGTTGCCCGGCACCCGCACCGCCACCGACGAGGGCAGGGGGGCGGCACCGGCAGGACTTGTCCCGCGGGTAACCGGTTTTTACCAGGAGTGGATCACCGAGATGAAGAAGGTCACCTGGCCGGGCCGGAAGGACACCCTCTCGTCCACGGCCGTGGTCATCGTCGTCGTCCTCATCATCGTGGCGTTTCTTGGCCTGGTGGACTTCGCCCTCGGACGAATCACCCAGTCGATCCTGAGCTTCTGA
- the nusG gene encoding transcription termination/antitermination protein NusG, which yields MPKQWFVVHTYSGYEKKVRESLLNRIVTEGMQDRFGDVLIPAETVVEMKNGKKKTGTRSFFPGYLLVNMDLDEETWHLVRHTPKVTGFVGGQHPAPIPEPDVEDIKSQMVEGRLKPKPKITFTEGENVRVIDGPFATFTGVVDSVKPDKGKVVVLVSIFGRATPVELDFTQVEKA from the coding sequence ATGCCGAAACAGTGGTTCGTCGTTCATACCTATTCAGGGTATGAGAAGAAGGTCAGGGAATCCCTGCTGAACCGGATCGTCACGGAGGGGATGCAGGACCGGTTCGGCGACGTCCTGATCCCGGCCGAGACGGTCGTGGAGATGAAAAACGGAAAGAAGAAGACCGGGACACGCTCCTTCTTCCCCGGGTACCTTCTCGTGAACATGGACCTCGACGAGGAGACCTGGCACCTCGTGCGGCACACCCCGAAGGTTACCGGTTTCGTCGGGGGCCAGCACCCGGCCCCCATCCCCGAGCCCGACGTCGAGGACATCAAGTCCCAGATGGTCGAGGGCCGCCTGAAGCCGAAGCCGAAGATCACCTTCACGGAGGGGGAGAACGTCCGCGTGATCGACGGCCCCTTCGCGACCTTCACCGGCGTCGTGGACAGCGTCAAGCCCGACAAGGGGAAGGTGGTCGTCCTCGTCTCCATCTTCGGGCGCGCCACCCCGGTGGAGCTCGATTTCACGCAGGTAGAGAAGGCGTAG
- the rplK gene encoding 50S ribosomal protein L11: MAKKVVAQIKLQIVAGKANPSPPVGPALGQHGVNIMEFCKAFNAKTASQEGMVIPVVITVFADRSFTFITKTPPASVLLLKAAGLEKGSKTPKKEKCGKISRDKVEEIAKLKLVDLDVKDLAAAVKTVEGTARSMGLDVV, encoded by the coding sequence ATGGCGAAAAAGGTCGTTGCCCAGATCAAGCTGCAGATCGTGGCCGGGAAGGCGAACCCGTCGCCCCCCGTGGGTCCCGCCCTCGGGCAGCACGGCGTGAACATCATGGAGTTCTGCAAGGCGTTCAACGCGAAGACGGCCTCCCAGGAGGGGATGGTCATCCCCGTGGTGATCACCGTGTTCGCGGACCGGTCGTTCACCTTCATCACGAAGACCCCGCCGGCGTCGGTCCTGCTGCTCAAGGCCGCGGGGCTCGAGAAGGGGAGCAAGACCCCGAAAAAGGAAAAGTGCGGAAAGATCTCGCGGGACAAGGTCGAGGAGATCGCGAAGCTGAAGCTGGTCGACCTCGACGTGAAGGACCTCGCCGCCGCCGTAAAGACGGTCGAGGGGACGGCGCGCAGCATGGGGCTCGACGTCGTCTGA
- the rplA gene encoding 50S ribosomal protein L1, producing MPRQGKKYLEARGKVNREAKYSLDEALDLLKETARAKFDETVEVAMRLGVDPKYPDQQVRGSVVLPHGTGKSVRVLVFAKGEKVKEAEDAGADFVGSDDLLAKIQGGWLDFDKAVATPDMMGGVGRIGKLLGPRGLMPNPKSGTVTFDVARAVRDLKGGKVDFRVDKTATLHAGVGKASFGKEKLRENFLAFFEAIVKAKPAGAKGAYIRTLTLSTTMGPGIRMNFNALLAEK from the coding sequence ATGCCGCGGCAAGGGAAAAAATACCTGGAAGCACGGGGCAAGGTGAACAGGGAGGCAAAGTACTCTCTCGACGAAGCGCTGGACCTTCTGAAGGAGACGGCCCGGGCGAAATTCGACGAGACGGTGGAGGTCGCGATGCGGCTGGGGGTCGATCCGAAGTATCCGGACCAGCAGGTCCGGGGCTCGGTGGTGCTCCCCCACGGGACGGGGAAGAGCGTGCGCGTCCTCGTGTTCGCGAAGGGCGAAAAGGTGAAGGAGGCGGAGGACGCCGGCGCCGATTTCGTAGGCAGCGACGACCTGCTGGCGAAGATCCAGGGCGGGTGGCTCGATTTCGACAAGGCGGTCGCCACGCCGGACATGATGGGGGGAGTCGGCCGGATCGGGAAGCTGCTCGGACCGCGCGGTCTGATGCCGAACCCGAAATCCGGGACCGTCACCTTCGACGTCGCGCGGGCGGTGCGGGACCTGAAGGGCGGGAAGGTCGACTTCCGGGTCGACAAGACCGCCACGCTCCACGCCGGCGTCGGCAAGGCAAGCTTCGGAAAAGAGAAGCTCCGGGAGAACTTCCTCGCCTTCTTCGAGGCGATCGTGAAGGCGAAGCCGGCGGGGGCCAAGGGAGCGTACATCCGCACCCTGACGCTCTCCACGACGATGGGGCCCGGGATCCGGATGAATTTCAACGCACTGCTAGCGGAGAAGTGA
- the rplJ gene encoding 50S ribosomal protein L10, whose protein sequence is MNKIGKAEAVEALKVAIATQRGTVVAEYRGLKVLEITALRKKLRAIDAEIRVVKNTLIRRASEGTPFEGLSGYFTGPTAVAFAHGDPVAMAKVMKEFAAASPKVTLRAGFVEGRVLSAKDVETLASVPSREVLLSRLVGGLASPITRLAQAFSGPPRKLVYVLESIRKQKPAEAVAG, encoded by the coding sequence GTGAACAAAATCGGAAAGGCAGAAGCGGTCGAGGCGTTGAAGGTCGCCATCGCGACGCAGCGCGGGACCGTGGTCGCGGAATACCGGGGGCTGAAGGTCCTGGAGATCACGGCCCTCCGGAAGAAGCTGCGCGCGATCGACGCCGAGATCAGGGTGGTGAAGAACACCTTGATCCGGCGGGCTTCGGAGGGGACGCCGTTCGAGGGGCTCTCGGGGTATTTCACGGGGCCTACGGCGGTGGCGTTCGCGCACGGCGATCCCGTCGCGATGGCGAAAGTGATGAAGGAGTTTGCGGCCGCCAGTCCCAAGGTGACGCTGCGCGCGGGGTTCGTGGAGGGGAGGGTTCTCTCCGCGAAGGATGTCGAAACCCTCGCGTCCGTCCCTTCTCGCGAGGTTCTGCTCTCGCGTCTGGTCGGCGGGCTGGCTTCGCCGATCACCCGCCTGGCCCAGGCGTTCTCCGGGCCGCCTCGCAAACTGGTGTACGTCCTCGAGTCCATCCGCAAACAAAAGCCCGCGGAAGCGGTCGCAGGCTGA
- the rplL gene encoding 50S ribosomal protein L7/L12 has protein sequence MNKDEFIAMVEGMTVLELHEIVKALEDRFGVTAAAPAAAAAAPGAAAPVAEEKTEFDVILTGFGANKIQVIKVVRELTGLGLKEAKDLVEGVPKPVKEAIAKKDAEGMKKKIEEAGGTAEIK, from the coding sequence ATGAACAAGGATGAATTCATCGCGATGGTTGAGGGGATGACCGTTCTCGAGCTGCACGAGATCGTGAAGGCGCTCGAGGACCGGTTCGGCGTGACGGCGGCGGCTCCCGCGGCGGCAGCTGCGGCTCCCGGTGCGGCCGCCCCGGTGGCGGAGGAGAAGACGGAGTTCGACGTCATCCTCACCGGCTTCGGGGCCAACAAGATCCAGGTCATCAAGGTGGTCCGCGAGCTCACCGGCCTGGGCCTCAAGGAGGCAAAGGACCTGGTCGAGGGCGTTCCCAAGCCGGTCAAGGAAGCGATCGCCAAGAAGGATGCCGAGGGGATGAAGAAGAAGATCGAGGAAGCCGGCGGGACCGCGGAGATAAAGTAA